The Egibacteraceae bacterium genome contains the following window.
GCCGGGACGAGGATGACGCCGGTTCGCGTGAACAGGTAGTTGACCGCCCCGGGCTCGGCCATGCTGCCGCCGTTGCGGTTGAACGCCGCCCGGACCTCGCTCGCCGCCCGGTTGCGGTTGTCGGTCAGGCACTCGACGTAGAGGGCGACCCCGCCGGGCGCGTAGCCCTCGTAGTAGACCGTCTCGTAGCTGACGCTGTCGTCCTCGCCCGCGGCGCGCTTCAGGGCCCGCTCGATGTTCTCCTTCGGCATCGAGCTGTCCTTGGCCTTCTGGACCGCGTCGGCCAGGGTGGGGTTGGCGTCCGGGTCGGAGCCCCCCGTCTTCGCCGCGGCCTCGATGCCGCGGATCAGCCGCCCGAAGAGCTTGCCCCGCTTCGCGTCCTGGGCGCCCTTCTTGCGCTTGATCGTCGACCATTTGCTGTGACCGGACATGACGCGGACCTTAGCATCGGGGGGTCGCGGACGCCGGGCTTGACCGCGGCAGCGACGTGACGAACAGCCGGTGGAGGCGGGGATCTCCGGACAGCTCGGGGTGGAACGCCGACGCGAGCACCCGACCCTGGCGGACGACGACGGCCCTTTCCCCGGCGGGGGTCGCCACCGACGCGAGGACCTCGACGCCCGGGCCGACCTCCTCGAACCACGGCGCCCTGATGAACACCGCCCGCAGGGGCCCGCCGTCGACGCCGGCCACCTCGAGGTCGGCCTCGA
Protein-coding sequences here:
- a CDS encoding YebC/PmpR family DNA-binding transcriptional regulator; amino-acid sequence: MSGHSKWSTIKRKKGAQDAKRGKLFGRLIRGIEAAAKTGGSDPDANPTLADAVQKAKDSSMPKENIERALKRAAGEDDSVSYETVYYEGYAPGGVALYVECLTDNRNRAASEVRAAFNRNGGSMAEPGAVNYLFTRTGVILVPAGEVSEDDILLAGLDAGITDVRHDGDTFTVTTDPGDLAAVRAALEEAGVRVISSESTMLPSVSVPVRDEAQARAVLRLLEALDDCDDVQNVYANFDIPDQLLEAVA